The Humidesulfovibrio mexicanus genome window below encodes:
- a CDS encoding sigma 54-interacting transcriptional regulator, with the protein MTLVLGNLKLQVLSSICQIIDTALDLEKALGQVLRILSESLSMKRATITLMDPESERLVIAASHGLSAEERQRGVYELDEGVTGLIFQSGRPYVAPDIRREPLFLDKTGSRHLERGRVSFIGVPIASHGRCLGVLHVDRLFGDEVAFEEDLSFLTVVATLMGQFLSLNEKVKAREQALVRENLTLRSQLTREQRGPYIVGKSLAMQDVEHQVCKVAPTKATVLLLGESGTGKTLIARVIHELSGRKGGPFVKVNCASIPENLLESELFGYERGAFTGAVGAKPGRFEDAHDGTIFLDEIGELPLGIQAKLLRVLQDKEFERLGSNTTRRVDVRVVAATNRDLGELAERGAFRPDLFYRLSVFPIQVPPLRQRKEDIPVLLNHFIDKVAREYGRTVRFSPRALSDLTQYDWPGNVREMENLMERLVIMSDGERVDAAFLKPYLAQGLNGQTPAGLERSPAVGRTSGLGSLKALEKSEVLAALRRNGWVQYKAAEDLGITPRQIGYRIKKYGLSQVVGREEGAARRMERL; encoded by the coding sequence ATGACGCTCGTGCTTGGCAACCTGAAGCTTCAGGTGCTCTCCTCCATCTGCCAGATCATCGATACGGCCCTGGACCTTGAGAAGGCCCTTGGCCAGGTGCTGCGCATCCTTTCGGAAAGCCTGTCCATGAAGCGCGCCACCATCACCCTCATGGACCCGGAAAGCGAACGCTTGGTCATCGCGGCGTCCCACGGCCTCTCGGCCGAAGAGCGGCAACGCGGCGTGTACGAACTGGACGAAGGCGTCACTGGGCTCATCTTCCAGAGCGGCAGGCCTTACGTGGCGCCGGACATCCGCCGCGAACCGCTGTTTTTGGACAAGACCGGCTCGCGCCATTTGGAGCGCGGCCGCGTGTCCTTCATCGGCGTGCCCATCGCCTCCCACGGGCGCTGCCTGGGCGTGCTGCATGTGGACCGCCTGTTCGGCGACGAGGTGGCCTTCGAGGAAGACCTGTCCTTCCTTACGGTCGTGGCCACGCTCATGGGCCAGTTCCTGTCCCTGAACGAGAAGGTCAAGGCGCGGGAGCAGGCCCTAGTGCGCGAGAACCTCACCCTGCGCTCGCAGCTCACGCGCGAACAGCGCGGGCCGTACATCGTGGGCAAAAGCTTGGCCATGCAGGACGTGGAGCACCAGGTCTGCAAGGTGGCCCCCACAAAGGCCACGGTGCTGCTCCTGGGCGAATCCGGCACGGGCAAGACCCTCATCGCGCGGGTCATCCACGAACTCTCCGGCCGCAAGGGCGGGCCCTTCGTGAAGGTCAACTGCGCCAGCATTCCGGAAAACCTGCTGGAGAGCGAGCTCTTCGGCTACGAGCGCGGGGCCTTCACCGGGGCCGTGGGCGCCAAGCCAGGCCGCTTCGAGGACGCCCACGACGGCACCATCTTCCTGGACGAGATCGGCGAGTTGCCCCTGGGCATACAGGCCAAGCTGCTGCGCGTGCTGCAGGACAAGGAGTTCGAGCGGCTGGGCTCCAACACCACGCGCAGGGTGGACGTGCGCGTGGTGGCCGCCACCAACCGCGACCTGGGCGAACTGGCCGAGCGCGGGGCCTTCCGTCCGGACCTGTTCTACCGCCTGTCCGTGTTCCCCATCCAGGTGCCCCCCCTGCGCCAGCGCAAGGAGGACATCCCCGTGCTCCTCAACCACTTCATCGACAAGGTGGCCCGCGAGTACGGCCGCACGGTGCGCTTCAGCCCGCGCGCCCTCTCGGACCTGACCCAGTACGACTGGCCGGGCAACGTGCGCGAGATGGAAAACCTCATGGAGCGGCTGGTGATCATGAGCGACGGCGAACGCGTGGACGCGGCCTTTCTCAAGCCCTATCTGGCGCAGGGGCTGAACGGGCAGACCCCCGCCGGGCTGGAGCGCTCTCCGGCAGTCGGGCGCACCTCCGGCCTGGGCTCGCTCAAGGCGCTGGAGAAAAGCGAAGTGCTGGCGGCCCTCAGGCGCAACGGCTGGGTGCAGTACAAGGCGGCGGAGGATCTGGGCATCACGCCCCGGCAAATCGGCTACCGCATCAAGAAGTACGGGCTCAGCCAAGTCGTGGGGCGGGAAGAGGGCGCGGCCCGCCGCATGGAGCGGCTTTAG
- a CDS encoding RrF2 family transcriptional regulator, whose product MKLSAKARYAVRILIDLARHDAGGPVRTADISTRTGVTVRFIEQILKPLKRDGLVHSTRGAAGGYTLARLPQDVSLASVIRTIEGTLSLTRCCENPSLCPRLDDCPTHHAWLRVTKAMEAELERITLRELMGGQERPEGCAL is encoded by the coding sequence ATGAAACTGTCAGCAAAGGCGCGCTACGCAGTACGCATCCTCATCGACCTGGCCCGGCACGACGCAGGCGGTCCGGTGCGCACGGCCGACATCTCCACCCGGACCGGCGTCACCGTGCGCTTCATCGAGCAGATCCTGAAGCCGCTCAAGCGCGATGGTTTGGTGCACAGCACGCGCGGCGCGGCCGGCGGCTACACCCTGGCCCGTCTGCCCCAAGACGTCAGCCTGGCAAGCGTCATCCGCACCATTGAAGGAACCTTGAGCCTGACGCGCTGCTGCGAAAATCCGTCCCTGTGCCCCCGCCTGGACGACTGCCCCACGCACCATGCCTGGTTGCGCGTCACCAAGGCCATGGAGGCGGAGTTGGAGCGCATCACCCTGCGCGAGCTGATGGGAGGACAGGAGCGGCCCGAGGGCTGCGCCCTGTAG
- a CDS encoding ABC transporter ATP-binding protein, translating to MCLELDITKTLRGCGRSFHLAARLCSRGRSTVLFGPSGSGKTVTMRAVAGLMRPDSGSILMDGTSLFDADARVDLPARQRGVGYVFQDYALFPHLTVAENVGFGLRRGLLGGLDAQARRRVADLLEMAGLADLAKSRPERLSGGQRQRVALVRALARKPRLLLLDEPFAALDPLLRRRMRHEVRGICEAAGAPTVLITHDPDDVQEFGGTVALYEAGRVRQVIEFADGPEGGGKARELLLATRFGEYAEASPRDEDGQRLPDDSHSCESA from the coding sequence ATGTGCCTGGAATTGGACATCACCAAGACCCTTCGCGGCTGCGGCCGCAGCTTTCACCTCGCGGCCCGGCTTTGCTCGCGGGGACGCTCCACGGTGCTCTTCGGCCCTTCGGGCTCCGGCAAGACCGTGACCATGCGCGCCGTGGCCGGCCTCATGCGGCCCGATTCCGGGAGCATCCTCATGGACGGGACCTCGCTCTTCGACGCCGATGCGCGGGTGGACCTGCCCGCGCGCCAACGCGGCGTGGGCTACGTGTTCCAGGACTACGCGCTGTTTCCGCACTTGACCGTGGCCGAAAACGTCGGCTTCGGACTGCGGCGGGGGCTGCTAGGCGGGCTGGACGCGCAGGCCCGGCGGCGCGTGGCGGACCTGCTGGAGATGGCGGGCCTGGCGGACCTGGCCAAGTCCCGACCGGAGCGCCTTTCCGGCGGGCAGCGGCAGCGCGTGGCCCTGGTGCGCGCCCTGGCCCGCAAACCGCGCCTGCTCCTGCTCGACGAGCCCTTCGCCGCGCTGGACCCGCTCTTGCGGCGAAGAATGCGCCACGAGGTGCGCGGCATATGTGAGGCGGCGGGCGCGCCCACCGTGCTCATCACCCACGATCCGGACGACGTGCAGGAGTTCGGCGGCACGGTGGCGCTCTACGAGGCCGGCCGCGTGCGCCAGGTGATCGAATTCGCCGATGGCCCCGAAGGCGGCGGCAAAGCGCGGGAGCTGCTGCTCGCCACCCGCTTTGGCGAGTACGCCGAGGCGTCTCCGCGGGACGAAGACGGTCAGCGGTTGCCCGATGATTCGCATTCCTGTGAGAGCGCATAA
- the modB gene encoding molybdate ABC transporter permease subunit, with the protein MPIPLLELFAHAAVPLKLTLKVALTATTGACLMGIGAGYALSRRGLPGRELLDSLCTLPLVLPPTVIGYYLLVVFGRRGVVGKWLEETFDASLVFTWQGAALAASVVAFPLVCKAARTAFEGVDERLENAARTLGAGEARVFLRVSLPLAWRGIVAGTMLALARAMGEFGATLMLAGNLPGRTQTLSLAVYEAVQAGRDDEAAFLVGLTSLVCVTLLLSSGKLLVRSRT; encoded by the coding sequence GTGCCCATACCCTTGCTCGAACTCTTCGCACACGCGGCCGTCCCGCTGAAGCTGACCCTCAAGGTGGCCCTCACCGCCACCACGGGTGCCTGCCTCATGGGCATCGGCGCGGGCTACGCGCTTTCCCGGCGCGGGCTGCCCGGCCGGGAACTGCTGGATTCCCTGTGCACCCTGCCCCTGGTGCTGCCGCCCACGGTCATCGGCTACTACCTGCTGGTGGTGTTCGGCCGCCGGGGCGTGGTGGGCAAATGGCTGGAGGAAACCTTCGACGCCAGCCTGGTGTTCACCTGGCAGGGCGCGGCGCTTGCCGCCAGCGTGGTGGCCTTTCCCCTGGTGTGCAAGGCCGCGCGCACGGCCTTCGAGGGCGTGGACGAGCGCCTGGAGAACGCGGCGCGCACCCTGGGCGCGGGCGAGGCGCGCGTGTTTCTGCGCGTTTCGCTGCCGCTGGCCTGGCGGGGCATTGTGGCCGGAACCATGCTGGCCCTGGCCCGGGCCATGGGCGAATTCGGGGCCACGCTGATGCTGGCGGGCAACCTGCCCGGCCGCACCCAGACGCTTTCCTTGGCCGTGTACGAAGCCGTGCAGGCCGGGCGCGACGACGAGGCCGCCTTCCTGGTGGGGCTTACTTCGCTGGTGTGCGTGACCCTGCTGCTGTCTTCCGGAAAACTGCTCGTGCGCAGCCGGACATAA
- a CDS encoding LeuA family protein: MLIDSTLREGAQAYGVHFGPGAKRRVAELLAQAGAEEIECGWLGQEGLADFLAWAAQALPEAAKGRTPSLSVWCPCREADARAAAELVQAGLAQRVNIGAPSSAAHREKRLGLSRADMAARVLHVVDTARRQGADYVSVGLEDISRADAEEALDLARVAVAAGAARVRLSDTVGLLTPESTVRLVERFAADLPVPVALHAHNDLGMATANAITALGHGAAFVDVSALGLGERAGIAALEQVAAWARTACGAAYDLTVLRALCLLAGQAAEVSVPRNRPVVGQDIFAAESGIHVHGIARDPSLFEPFDPRAVGAERRVGVGAKSGAAALAQTLRRLGRQARPDAGLLERVRALGERLGRPLTDSEILGAL, encoded by the coding sequence ATGCTGATAGACAGCACCCTGCGCGAGGGCGCACAGGCCTACGGCGTGCATTTCGGTCCCGGCGCCAAGCGGCGCGTGGCGGAATTGCTGGCGCAGGCCGGGGCAGAGGAAATCGAGTGCGGCTGGCTGGGACAGGAGGGGCTTGCGGACTTTCTGGCCTGGGCCGCCCAGGCCCTGCCCGAGGCGGCGAAAGGCCGTACGCCCAGCCTTTCCGTGTGGTGCCCCTGCCGCGAGGCCGACGCCCGCGCAGCGGCGGAGCTGGTCCAGGCCGGACTCGCGCAGCGGGTGAACATCGGCGCGCCGTCTTCCGCCGCGCACCGGGAAAAGCGCCTGGGCCTCTCGCGCGCGGACATGGCCGCCCGCGTGCTGCATGTGGTGGACACGGCCAGGCGCCAGGGCGCGGACTATGTGTCCGTAGGCCTGGAGGACATTTCCCGCGCCGATGCGGAGGAGGCGCTGGACCTGGCCCGCGTGGCGGTGGCGGCCGGGGCCGCGCGCGTGCGCCTGTCCGACACGGTGGGGCTGCTCACCCCGGAGTCCACGGTGCGCCTTGTGGAGCGTTTTGCGGCGGATCTGCCCGTGCCCGTGGCCCTGCACGCCCACAACGACCTGGGCATGGCCACGGCCAACGCCATCACGGCCCTTGGACACGGAGCCGCCTTCGTGGACGTTTCCGCCCTGGGCCTGGGGGAGCGCGCGGGCATCGCGGCGCTGGAGCAGGTGGCGGCCTGGGCCAGGACAGCCTGCGGCGCGGCCTACGACCTCACCGTGCTGCGGGCCTTGTGCCTGCTGGCCGGGCAGGCGGCCGAGGTTTCCGTGCCCCGCAACCGCCCCGTGGTGGGGCAGGACATTTTCGCCGCCGAGAGCGGCATCCACGTGCACGGCATCGCGCGCGACCCCTCGCTCTTCGAGCCGTTCGATCCGCGGGCGGTCGGCGCGGAGCGCCGGGTGGGCGTTGGGGCCAAAAGCGGCGCGGCGGCCCTGGCGCAGACGCTCCGGCGGCTGGGCAGGCAGGCGCGGCCGGACGCGGGGCTGCTTGAGCGCGTGCGCGCCCTGGGCGAACGCCTTGGCCGCCCGCTGACGGACAGCGAGATACTGGGCGCGCTGTAG
- the nifH gene encoding nitrogenase iron protein, whose translation MRKVAIYGKGGIGKSTTTQNTVAGLAEMGRKVMVVGCDPKADSTRLLLGGLAQKSVLDTLRDEGENVELEDIRKRGFGDTWNVESGGPEPGVGCAGRGIITSINMLESLGAYHESEDLDYAFYDVLGDVVCGGFAMPIRDGKAEEIYIVCSGEMMAMYAANNICKGIMKYAQSGTVRLGGLICNSRKVDNEKEMIEQLAKQIGTQMIYFVPRDNMVQRAEINRKTVIEFDPKAEQADHYRNLAKAIDTNEMFVIPKPLEIEALEKLLMDFGLMEAC comes from the coding sequence ATGAGAAAGGTGGCCATTTACGGCAAGGGCGGCATAGGCAAGTCCACCACAACGCAGAACACCGTGGCCGGCCTGGCGGAGATGGGCCGCAAGGTCATGGTGGTGGGCTGCGACCCCAAGGCCGACTCCACGCGCCTGCTCTTGGGCGGCCTGGCGCAGAAGAGCGTGCTCGACACCCTGCGCGACGAGGGCGAGAACGTGGAGCTTGAGGACATCCGCAAGCGTGGCTTCGGCGACACCTGGAACGTGGAGTCCGGCGGGCCAGAGCCGGGCGTGGGTTGCGCCGGGCGCGGCATCATCACCTCCATCAACATGCTGGAGAGCCTGGGCGCCTACCACGAGTCCGAGGACCTGGACTACGCCTTCTACGACGTGTTGGGCGACGTGGTCTGCGGCGGCTTCGCCATGCCCATCCGCGACGGCAAGGCCGAGGAGATCTACATCGTGTGCTCCGGCGAGATGATGGCCATGTACGCGGCCAACAACATCTGCAAGGGCATCATGAAGTACGCGCAGTCCGGAACCGTTCGCCTGGGCGGGCTCATCTGCAACAGCCGCAAGGTGGACAACGAGAAGGAGATGATCGAGCAGCTGGCCAAGCAGATCGGCACGCAGATGATCTACTTCGTCCCGCGCGACAACATGGTCCAGCGCGCGGAGATCAACCGCAAGACCGTCATCGAGTTCGATCCCAAGGCCGAGCAGGCCGACCACTACCGCAACCTCGCCAAGGCCATCGACACCAACGAGATGTTCGTCATCCCCAAGCCCCTGGAGATCGAGGCCCTGGAGAAGCTGCTCATGGACTTCGGCCTCATGGAAGCCTGCTAG
- a CDS encoding tetratricopeptide repeat protein, with protein MDASPKNVREHIARSKFYLQRKDVLRSLRALSQALNMLAGSQIFGRERIEISILMEEAVRLLCEHDVVKRALPGGLSYKKGQERELAAGLTRMADALEALLGKAQLEERRKRLVELDELVLGGQAELDNKQPLEARKFFRRAMDSFGDEPGLLVDLGNRLMLAGLALEATEYFQKSIEIAPTDPRAYTLLAQCLEALGEGAKAEEVIKASLRRFGPDEGLLVRLAQSALKRKSWKEALASAQAALELNPTGRDARRCAEAASERLFGTAQGYLSGEAPPPRRPIEL; from the coding sequence ATGGACGCCAGCCCGAAGAATGTCCGCGAGCACATCGCCCGCTCCAAGTTCTACCTGCAGCGCAAGGATGTGCTGCGCAGCCTGCGCGCCCTCAGCCAGGCGTTGAACATGCTCGCCGGATCGCAGATCTTTGGCCGCGAGCGCATCGAGATCAGCATCCTCATGGAGGAAGCCGTGCGTCTGCTTTGCGAGCACGATGTGGTGAAGCGCGCCCTGCCCGGAGGACTGAGCTACAAGAAAGGCCAGGAGCGGGAGCTTGCCGCCGGGCTTACCCGCATGGCCGACGCCCTGGAGGCCCTGCTTGGCAAAGCCCAGTTGGAGGAGCGGCGCAAGCGTCTGGTCGAGCTGGACGAACTGGTGCTGGGGGGGCAGGCCGAGCTGGACAACAAGCAGCCCCTTGAGGCGCGCAAGTTTTTCCGCCGCGCCATGGACTCCTTCGGCGACGAGCCGGGACTGCTGGTGGACCTGGGCAACCGGCTCATGCTTGCGGGGCTGGCCTTGGAGGCCACGGAATATTTTCAGAAGAGCATCGAGATCGCGCCCACCGACCCCCGCGCGTACACCTTGCTCGCCCAATGCCTGGAGGCCCTGGGCGAGGGAGCCAAGGCCGAAGAGGTGATCAAGGCGTCCCTGAGGCGTTTTGGTCCGGACGAGGGCCTCTTGGTGCGCCTGGCCCAGTCCGCCCTCAAGCGCAAGTCCTGGAAGGAAGCGCTTGCAAGCGCCCAGGCCGCTTTGGAGCTTAATCCCACCGGACGCGACGCCAGGCGCTGCGCAGAGGCCGCCAGCGAGCGCCTCTTCGGCACGGCCCAGGGCTATCTCTCGGGCGAGGCGCCTCCGCCCCGCCGTCCCATCGAATTGTAG
- a CDS encoding bifunctional diguanylate cyclase/phosphodiesterase: MRSFFSWSIRTHLLLLVLAAAIPALALVWWSGQELEREAVDKANQATMHLASSMAQDLEQVEEYARVLLATLAQAPTIRQMDAAGARALLVQLNRQNPAYANLALIAPNGHVLALSFPHQGVVDVSGRKYFKDALRTGGFSVGEYEIGLASDRSVIHFALPVFGTNGSLVGVLAASYDLGALAQSFNSASLPEGSAMALSDARGVRLFRHPDSRRWLGREEHKDMWLGLLNLGEEGMTVAQGADGVKRLYAVKRLRIHKDDPSFLLLRVGIPEAKALAGVRRVKARNVALMVGATMLAAALAVMLGNLFIMRRLDRLTAAAERLGHGDLTARSGLGHDQGELGKLAESFDNMALALDTREAERVEFEAKLRHQAMYDPLTGLANRTLALDRIQQALTRCKRRDDVFYAVVIMDLDRFKVINDSLGHSVGDQVLEAVARRIVGTLRGLDTVARFGGNEFILLLEELATPGEAIRIVKRLRGVIMAPVPVAGHEVQTSASFGIVLSPNTFERAEDLLQSAAIALHAVKQSGRGRFKVFTPRMLLHAVERLTLEQELRRALEQGQFVVHYQPIWDLSSTRLVGFEALVRWAHPERGMVGPGSFIALAEETGIILDLGRVVLTRACADLAEWRERDPAARKLFVAVNLSNKQFCQHTLVEQVSEILRRTRLPADRLKLEITESTIMVNAESALVMLKRLKALGVQISIDDFGTGYSSLSYLQRFPVDTLKVDRSFVGRLGLDPENQEIVRAIVALAHSLGLDVVAEGVEESGQAAMLRALGCECVQGFYFSRPLDVDRAQETIGAQREQ, encoded by the coding sequence ATGAGGTCGTTTTTCTCCTGGTCCATCCGCACGCACCTGCTGCTTTTGGTGCTGGCTGCGGCCATTCCGGCTTTGGCCCTGGTATGGTGGAGCGGCCAGGAGCTGGAGCGCGAGGCCGTGGACAAGGCCAATCAGGCCACCATGCACCTGGCCTCAAGCATGGCCCAGGATCTGGAGCAGGTGGAGGAATACGCCCGCGTGCTCTTGGCCACCCTGGCCCAGGCGCCCACCATCCGCCAGATGGACGCCGCAGGCGCGCGCGCCTTGCTGGTCCAGTTGAACCGGCAGAACCCCGCCTACGCCAACCTCGCCCTCATCGCCCCGAACGGCCACGTGCTTGCCTTGTCCTTCCCGCACCAGGGCGTGGTGGATGTTTCCGGGCGCAAGTATTTCAAGGACGCGCTGCGCACGGGGGGCTTTTCCGTGGGCGAATACGAGATCGGCCTCGCCTCGGACCGGTCGGTGATCCATTTCGCCCTGCCCGTGTTCGGGACCAACGGCTCCCTGGTGGGCGTGCTGGCCGCCAGCTACGATCTGGGCGCCCTGGCCCAGAGCTTCAATTCCGCCTCCCTGCCCGAAGGCTCGGCCATGGCGCTTTCCGATGCGCGCGGAGTGCGCCTGTTCCGCCATCCGGACTCCCGGCGCTGGCTTGGCCGCGAGGAGCACAAGGACATGTGGCTGGGGCTGCTGAACCTGGGCGAGGAGGGCATGACCGTGGCCCAGGGCGCGGACGGCGTGAAGCGCCTGTACGCCGTGAAGCGGCTGCGGATCCACAAGGACGACCCGAGCTTTCTGCTGCTGCGGGTGGGCATTCCCGAGGCCAAGGCCCTGGCCGGGGTGCGCCGGGTCAAGGCGCGCAACGTGGCGCTCATGGTGGGGGCCACCATGCTGGCCGCCGCCCTGGCCGTCATGCTGGGCAATTTGTTCATCATGCGCAGGCTGGACCGGCTGACCGCCGCGGCGGAGCGCCTGGGCCATGGCGACCTGACGGCGCGCTCCGGCCTGGGGCACGACCAGGGCGAACTGGGAAAGCTGGCGGAATCCTTCGACAACATGGCGCTGGCTCTGGACACCCGCGAGGCCGAGCGCGTGGAGTTCGAGGCCAAGCTCCGCCACCAGGCCATGTACGATCCCCTGACCGGGCTGGCCAACCGCACCCTGGCCCTGGACCGCATCCAGCAGGCGTTGACGCGCTGCAAGCGCCGCGACGACGTGTTTTATGCCGTGGTCATCATGGACCTGGACCGCTTCAAGGTCATCAACGACAGCCTGGGCCACAGCGTGGGCGACCAGGTGCTGGAGGCCGTGGCCCGGCGCATCGTGGGCACCCTGCGCGGCCTGGACACCGTGGCCCGCTTCGGCGGCAACGAGTTCATCCTGCTGCTTGAGGAACTGGCCACTCCGGGCGAGGCCATCCGCATCGTCAAGCGCCTGCGCGGCGTCATCATGGCCCCGGTGCCCGTGGCCGGGCACGAGGTGCAGACCTCGGCCAGCTTCGGCATCGTGCTTTCGCCCAACACCTTCGAACGCGCGGAAGACCTGTTGCAGAGCGCGGCCATAGCCCTGCACGCGGTGAAGCAGAGCGGGCGCGGCCGCTTCAAGGTCTTCACCCCCAGGATGCTGCTGCACGCGGTGGAGCGCCTGACCTTGGAGCAGGAACTGCGCCGGGCTCTGGAGCAGGGGCAATTCGTGGTGCACTACCAACCCATCTGGGACCTCTCCAGCACGCGGCTGGTGGGCTTCGAGGCGCTGGTGCGCTGGGCCCACCCGGAGCGCGGCATGGTGGGGCCTGGATCGTTCATCGCCCTGGCCGAGGAGACCGGCATCATTCTGGACCTGGGCCGGGTGGTGCTTACCCGCGCCTGCGCGGACCTGGCCGAATGGCGCGAGCGCGACCCCGCGGCGCGCAAGCTCTTCGTGGCCGTGAACCTTTCCAACAAGCAGTTCTGCCAGCATACGCTTGTGGAGCAGGTGTCGGAGATTCTGCGCCGCACGCGCCTGCCCGCGGACCGTCTGAAGCTTGAGATCACCGAGTCCACCATCATGGTCAACGCCGAGAGCGCGCTGGTGATGCTCAAGCGCCTGAAAGCCCTGGGCGTGCAGATCAGCATCGACGACTTCGGCACGGGCTATTCGTCCCTTTCCTATCTGCAGCGCTTCCCGGTGGATACCCTCAAGGTGGACCGCAGTTTCGTGGGCCGCCTTGGCCTGGACCCGGAGAACCAGGAGATCGTGCGCGCCATTGTGGCCCTGGCGCACAGCCTGGGGCTGGACGTGGTGGCCGAGGGCGTGGAGGAGAGCGGCCAGGCCGCCATGCTGCGGGCCCTCGGCTGCGAATGCGTGCAGGGGTTCTATTTTTCTCGCCCGCTGGACGTTGACCGCGCCCAGGAGACCATCGGCGCGCAGCGGGAGCAGTAG